In Zingiber officinale cultivar Zhangliang chromosome 3A, Zo_v1.1, whole genome shotgun sequence, the DNA window TGCTTTTTACAATTTGCAAATCTTTCGTGTTTAGTTTCTAAACCTCAGAGCCTGCAATTAGTTAACAAACGCAGGGATTCTTAAAGATGCCATGTTCAAACTCCTAGTTAGCTGATCACTGCTTCATCATTTTTTTATACACCTTTTAGGGCCGTAGGTGAAATAGACTCCCCTGATTGGATCCCTTCTGTGGCCTAAACATCATAAACGTGTCAGAGCAAGCATCTGAATAGTGTTAACCTCGTGATTAATCCTTCACCCTAAAGTAAGATTATCTATCTTAATCATGTATTCTGTCCCCTGCAAAGTTTGGTTAATTAATATAGGCACCAGCTATATGGATGGACCAACGTGGATTCATAAAGGACGATGTAATGTCAAATTGTTTTCTAGCATCAGTATTCTGAGTGATAAGCACGAGCTAGTGTTATCCTGACCACACGGTCATAGAGCTGGGGAAGCATTATATTTCTTAATTTGGTAGATTTAAGAAGTAGGCAAGGCTCAACCACACCATCAATGTATATCATATGACACaaatgaaaaacttaaatttaagtcGTCTGTTAATAATTGTAATGGATTTGTAGCCAAATTCTCATAGACTTGTAAGGTTCAGGGAACATAGTACTGGATCTACTGGTATAGAAACTTGCAGTTTGTTGTGATTCCAAGTGTACCATTTCTAAGATCTAGTGCCACACATAGGAAGTTTGATGGGACAaatttaaatatagttgttcatcataaaatttattttcaatctGCAATTTGGTTGTCCTTACCATCCTGGCAATTAGAGTAGTTGAGTGCTATCTCAGAAGCCTAAGGTCACTAAATCATTCTTTAGAAGCCTAGCACAATTATCAGTGGCTTAATACGTAATTACATGCAAAAACATTGATGTAATATGAAATTATAATTGGCAGCCAAGGTAGAAGCAGGCTTAGAAGAGAAAAAAGTGTTGAGTTAATTTGATAGGAAATGTTCAACATAGAGGAACTTGGGATGCAAGAAGTGTTATGTTTTGTAACCTTTCATGTCCTATATTGGTTTTCTTGGCATGAGATTGGCAGGTTGGGGCAGCATGAAGCATACAAGAAGAGTACATGTGCCTACAAGAGAAGATTATATCCACAATCTACTAAACATTGTCTTGAACAGCTCCATGCAATCACATAAGAGGATGTCTATGCATGTGCATGTGATTCATCACGTCGTTATACAAATGTAGTTAATTATATATTGCCGTCGTCGTCGAGTCAGATTACTTAGATGGAAGATATAAGGAAAGTGACATGAAAATGGTACGTAATGATGGAGCTTCATACATATTTTTATGAGCTTTACTCTTCCCCTTTTAGCTTTCCATCCAAATAAATACAACCTTAATCAACAACTATCAACATGTAAGTTGGCACTTACGGAAATTTTAGTCAACGGTTGAAGCAAAAATTCTTTCTAGGCTATGCCATAGCAATCAAAATTTTTGTCATGCATTCCAAGTTGGCTCAAATCAAAACTcttccattttttttccttcttttttgtCTTTTTATAAGTGATGGTTTGGtagcaaattaggaatatttcttAGATCATTTTGGATAATGGATGAAAATTTTCCAGAATACTAGAAAAACAATTGGTTAATGTTTAGCGCTGCAAAGTTGCAATTTGGATTTATCACTTGAACATGTATCTGcaaggattttatttttcatggttacttttttttttcttcctgttTCTTTACAGAAGTATTGTTCTGAGGGCTGCCGGACCAGTTGCCGGAGAAGGATTCAGCAATCTAAaagactaaaaaaaaattatcttcagGAGTTGAAGTATTCATCTAGGGAATTGGACCTTTAACTATTCCAAATGGGGAATGGAGATTAGTCATCTGCTACTAGAGAATTCCTTTCTGTCTATTTAACCGtcctctctttcttttcttcaatTTTATCCACTGCAGTGGGGTGCCCTCATACTTTCACATTCTTGGACAAGAACAAGGAAGGCTTTTGGGTCTAATTTCTTCTGTCAAGTGATCCTCAAAGGCATATTGCTGTTTGTTGGATTGAAACCATGAGAGTAAGGACCAGAAAACACTTGAACTAGCTTTTAAGCCTgctggaattttggttttgatgCTATTCCTTGGATTAGATCTTTAGCTGGGTGCAAAACAAGTTCAATGGGAGGCAGGAGAAGAAGAGATTCGATGCAGGAATGAGCTCGGCCCGTTGTAAGTGATGCTTTCATCTCTCATGAAAAGATATGCTGCTTAATTTGTTTTCGTTGGTTCTCCATATattgttcttttctttaaaaatttattttcttttagaatgAAAAAGATGTATATGTTGCTATGATACTCAGTTTTTTTATCTTTATCGAAACACTTCTGTTTCTCAAAATATGTTTTTCACTCAACTGCACTCAAAAATATTATCCTAcattttaaatatttgaatttttgttgcttaCTCTAAAAACTTAAGATATTTGGAAATAACTAGCATTAGTATTAAGGTATAACATCCCTAATGGGTAAGGCATCCATGAATGCAGACAAATCACAAGATACGTCAAGACAACCATTGACATCGCATAAAGGAATTCATACATAGTCATTAAACAATTGGAAAACAAAATCATGATAAGCTAAACTCACTCAAATTCTATGGCATCTTAATTGATTAGGTGAACATCGTCTTAATAGTTAAAACATGCTAGCTCTTAGATTCTTGTTTTGTATTTTTTACTAGGGAATTTTCATGCAAAGATGTGTTATAGTATCAATCAACCATCATATCGCATTATTGAGCGTAAACTCATATCTACTAATATGTTCTTCAGATGATTGCATGCCTGATACTCTGGAAGAACAGAGTGAGCAGCCACGTGCATTGCTGTCAATTGGCACATTTGGAAATAATGAGTTGAAGGAAGAACCTCAGAGAGATGATCAGCCTCCGAATCTGGACTCCTCAGGCAGATTATCTGATTTCACTGTTGAAGACGTTAACAAATTACAAAAAGAACTAAAAAAGCTACTCTCACGCAAGTCCAAGTCCAAGTCCAAGTCCAAAACTAGTGTTGGATCGGAGATGGGTGAAGAAGATAGAGCCAACTTGCCATTGGACagattcctcaattgtccatcgaGCTTGGAGGTTAACAGGACTGCTACCGTAAACAACGGGGATCTGTCACCAAACACCAAGCTCATACTATACAAACTGAAAGATGTGTTGCTAGGTAACCACAACCCGATTAAGAAAAAATCTATTTCCTTTCTTCTGGAGAAGATGTTTATGTGTGGCAGTGGCTTTGCACCTGCTCCAAGCTTAAGAGATCCCATAATTGAGTCAAGGATGGACAAGGTATGTTTCCAttcattgttttttttctttatttttaattgaggCAACTAACCAGTAGATTAAATTTAACAGATTTTAAGAGCAATTCTCACAAAGACGATTTGCCAGCACTGTTCTGCACCAATTCCACCAAAGAAATATCTTGAGAATACACCACAAGAGCAAGCACACAAAGAGGACGAGGAATGCAGGAGGAAATCTAAATGGGTCAAAACAGATTCAGAGTGTTAGTTCAACCACCATTGCTACTTAAGTTTTCAGCTCTTGTTTACTTTTTTTGCAAGTGCATTCATGGATTGATTGTGTGTTTACCTTGCCTCCAGTTATTGTCTTAGAGATCTAGCAACCAATTGTCGAAGATGAACTCAGAGACCTATGCGCGACGCGTAAGATTTCAAACCTAATACCCAGaagcaacaaacacaaacatgcTTTGCCAATTTGTGACTGAGACTGCAGCTGCTCAGTGACAGTGGGAACAATGGAATTGCAAGCTTTATATCATCAATGTCAATGCCACGCAGAGATTTTTGAATGTTTTGAATATTGTTTGATGAGTCCTCAGTTGTGCATATCTAAAGGGAGTTGAAAATAAATAGAGAAGattgtaagattttttttttttttgcaattcatAATTGGGTAACTTTATCTTGTTTGTCATTGTTGTTAATTTTTTGTCCCACTAAGTTATAATAGGTTATAAATCTTTATCCCACTAAGTTATTggatttgtttttttatttatatttaatacaTTCAACTTTTTATCGAActtggtaaataagttttcaaaatatctaaattacgtatcatagttttaaaattatcaaatcacgtACTCATTTTTTGTTACCCTCATCCTCAAATCAATTCGATTGGAAAAATTTTTCAGTTGAATTGATTTTTTCTATGTGTTTGAAAAAAATTCATCAGTCATTTTCGATCAAAATCGATTGATGGAGCTagagatctagaaataacatgaaatcaattcttatatgttcgtctaattctcttgattgtaaaaatactattaaacattaatttgacacaatatattgagagcagtgatttttttaaatatgaatacattcgaaaaattaattcatatttaaaaaattatcgttCTCAATATATtcagtcaaattaatatttgatagcatttttacaatcgagagaactagacgaacatatagAAATTGATTTTATGTCATTTCGAGGTCTCTATGTCCATCAACTGGTTTTGGCCGAAATCAgttgatggacttagagacctcgaaataatatgaaactagttcctatgtattcgtctagttctcctgatggtaaaaaaaattatcaaacatcaatttaacccaatatattaagagcagtgtttttttaaatatgaatgtatttaaaaaattaattcgtgttcaaaaaatcaccgctctcaatatattgagttaaattgatgtttgagagaaTTGATACAATCATAAGAACTAGAAAAACTCATAGGATCTGGTTTCACTCCATTCCGTGCTCTCTAGATCTGTCAATCGATTTTGACCGAATGAatctatattattttatttaggttgatttgaccatagttaaaaaaaaaaattcattgctctcaatagattgcatcaaattgatatttgatatcgatagtatttttataatcaggagaactagacgaatacatagaaattgattttatatcatttcaaGGTCTTTAGGTCTATCAGTCGATCTTGGCCTTGAAATGACATGAAACAATTTctatatgttcgtctagttctcctgattataaaaatactatcaaatgtcaatttgactcaatacaTTGAGaccaatgattttttgaacacgaatgtatccgaaaaattaatttatgtttaaaaaaatcattgcttttaatatattatctcaaatttatgtttgatagtatttttataatcaaaagaactagatgaacatataggaattaatttcatattaatccAAGATCTATAAGTTTATTAAttgattttgattaaaattagttGTTGAATTTTTCAAATGGAATGAAATcgacatttatttatttattcactGAATTCAGTAAAaagttataataaattttatctcattaattatgtttttttattgcAAGTCTCTTTCCATATTAACGTGTCGACTGTATAACGTGTGTATCTATTATAGTATCAAATCAATTGATTTCCGAATTTGATCAAAAAGCTGATAAATCTCTATCCCACTAAACGtctggatttaaatttttttaataatatttatatttatatttatatttatatttatctttattaattaattttgtctCTTTATTATTAGTTCACAGTCTCTTTCTATCTTAACGTGTAAATCTATTAGGTCTCTTTTCTCTATTATTAGCGTGTAATATTTATTATACTCTGACATGTATTtgtctaatataatataatatagcaTTAAAATAAAACGGTTGACCTACACCCAAATACGTTTTTGACTGCATTGGTTTTTCCTCTGTTTTTGTCGGGATGTGAATGCGTTGACTTGTTTCAATATGTCCACGGCCGAGTGGTTTGACTATTCGGATGCCACGTCAATAAAGtgcaaaacttaattaattcggATTTAACGTTCTGTTTCTCTGTCACGCACCTTTCATTTTCGGCCTAGCCCTTTTTGTTTTCCGGCTAACCAAATGCGACCCGATGTCGATTAgggtttgaattttcaaatgtcAGATCTCATTTAAGTCCTAACGGAAGCCCTTTTCTATTTTCTGGACCCACGTGGGAATCAGCTGACTTCAACGTGTCTGCAAGTGGGAATGTCGGGATGAAATCATCACTTtttgatataaagtataaatatgattaatttgagttaagaaaaaaaaaaggtgacATAAATCCTTATCGTTCCTTCCTTTTTCTATCCCTTTGGTTTTCGTTATCTTCTGGAAAAAGTTCATGCACGTCTGTATAACGCGTTAAAAATTTAGTTGTATTAAAAGTGTTTGAATCCCTGAGTGAGAATATCAGAGGATTACTCAATTATATCTCTATCTTATGATGTGTTATATTGTCTCAGGGTTATGATGTCGTGATAAGATATTCAGATTatcatttaaatatttataatttaaattttaattattatgtatttgtaaaaaaatttcctcCAAATGAAGGATGTAAAGAATGTTGAATTTTTGAACTGACTGTATCATGTACACTTTTCAATTTATCctgatgattaataaaaaatttttataggaCCGAACCGATCATTCAGAGATAatcaatcaaattaattattattatttttatgatgTGCTACATCACTTTAATTGAATGGATagtcaataaaattaattattattattattcttttattaatGATGTGCTACATCACTTTAGGTTAGTATTGTCTACGTATTAAAGGAGATTTgtgtttaaatatatttaaaaagaattttattttaatcttaattaatttttctttgaaaaatatttttatctatAATTATATGGGTTACTCAGGTCAAagctattttaatatttattaatattggTATATCAATTTTAAATGTACTATgatgtataatttttattataattaattaatattaattaaaaatattttaacatagtaaacaaactatttaaaaatattctaacaAGCGTGCTTCTAGAGTCCCAGCGTTGCTCGTTTGGTCAACGCGAAAAAGGACGATGGAAAACTAATAACGGAATCCGTGACGTCATCACCGGATAGATATTTCGGCATTTTCCCAACCCGTGCGCACGTGACTTCTAGAATTTCTCAAACAAGCGCTACAATTTCAGATTTTTCCAAAGacgtattttaaaaaaatatatattattattattattattttttttaaaaagtacgATCGTGTTAATCGAGCGAATAGGTTAGGAGCCTAGCCGGGATTTTAGACCAAGAgcgataattttaaaaatttcaaatattaatttacaTCAGTTTTTTatctttcaaaaatctaaattttaaatttaatgagTTAAAAATAAACTTTCATTCAAAATTTTTGATTTTGACTCTTGATTGAAATAATGATGTGTTGATCTCTAGAGCTTATCTatgacttaaaatttaaaaaatcatttgtaattttattttctcaTAATATTTAGCATAAATTTTCATTCTGATCTAAATATTCATTCTAACTAGcaacctaataaaataaaatttataacaaTCTCATTTTTATTCACATTATAGTCGACAATATTCTTtcttagttcaaaattattagaATACTCATTCGAATAAGCATTAAGAAGTGGAGAAGACAaaggaggaggtggtgg includes these proteins:
- the LOC122051391 gene encoding protein NEGATIVE GRAVITROPIC RESPONSE OF ROOTS-like — its product is MRIFSWVQNKFNGRQEKKRFDAGMSSARYDCMPDTLEEQSEQPRALLSIGTFGNNELKEEPQRDDQPPNLDSSGRLSDFTVEDVNKLQKELKKLLSRKSKSKSKSKTSVGSEMGEEDRANLPLDRFLNCPSSLEVNRTATVNNGDLSPNTKLILYKLKDVLLGNHNPIKKKSISFLLEKMFMCGSGFAPAPSLRDPIIESRMDKILRAILTKTICQHCSAPIPPKKYLENTPQEQAHKEDEECRRKSKWVKTDSEFIVLEI